In Podospora pseudocomata strain CBS 415.72m chromosome 4, whole genome shotgun sequence, the genomic stretch AAGTGAACAAGAACGCTCCTTTTTGGAGTCAATAATTCAATTTCTCGATTCACCTGGACTTCCAACATTATAAAAAGCACGCCGTCCCTTTCTAATCCATCCTCACGGGCGTCACGAACCAGAAAACCGCCACACTCATCCTCATGTCAATCCCATCACACGAGCAACCATCACGACTCAAAACACAAGTTGaactcccccctcaacactCACTTTACCACTGTTTACTCGACAACATGGCGATACTTGACCTCATTTGCCTCTTGGTATTTTACGCATCTTTTGTATGGGTCATCGTCTACATTCTCCGCCAAGCCATAAGTCCGAAGTAGCTCACGATCGGGAACCGAAGAGATTCAGAAGGTTACGCCGAATGGGCTGCCAAACGTGAGCAAAGAATTCACGCATAACTGCCCGGTTGAGCCATGTCCTAACGTGAGCGCAGAAAGAAAATAAATATTCGAGGGATCGATGGAGTGACTGGATGGTCGCAGAGGTATTCATGGACCGATGAGGAGAACGGAGAGATCCTCACATAACAATTTCGTGGGATGATGAGTTCTAAGCATCCGCAGCAAGCTTGCTGGGTGATCGGGCACCTTTTTCTTGACAAACGGAAGACAGCAAATACCAAGGACAACCTTTGTGAGACATAAGCCTATCGTCAGCAGACCAAATCGGGTACGAGTAGCCTTCATTTCGACATGATCCCCCTTGTCATACTTGCACCCCTCGGATGGTTGACTGCCGTTGCCATCGAGTACTCTTTTTCGGACCTTCCGTAAGGTTCATTAGCAAGAGAGACGGGTTAACTGCATGGCCCAAGCATCTGAAGTAAGAGGTGAGCGCGCTACAGAGTACGTAGAGCCTGAAGTAACCATCATAGAGTTGGACTTTTTGTAAGTGGAATGATTGATGCTCGGGGCAGCACGGATAAAGTCTCCTTGTATGATCAAACACTTTCTGATTCGAATCAAGAAACAAGTCATGCTGTATAGGTACTTTCTTGGTGCATATCTGTGAGGTTGTGCATAGTCGTGAAGCTATGCATATCTATGAGCTTATGCGCATCTTGTGTATGGTGTGCACTACTATGTGGTGACATAAATAGATGCTGTCGAATTACATACTGTCATAACTTTGTGTATACGCTGCTGCATAAAACTTATGAatatcatccaccaccttttCTTTTGCCCAACCATTCTCTCTTGTCCTTGCGTAAGACTAACCCGTCTCTCATTCGATTGTAATGCGCTCATACCCTTGACCTCGAGATCTCTCTCGTGAGTTACCGGTCTCGACGGGAGCAGCACCCTTCCCCCGTCTCAGAAACCTCAGTACGCGAGATGCTTCTTCATCAGTCCTTGGGTCGGTCCACATGCGGCGTTTGCGACTCTTGCTTCTGTCGGTGGGTGTTTCCTGCATAACCCCGGAAACCTCATCCGCAGCGATTGTCTTTCCATTTACCTTGCTTTTGTTTTCCGTAGTTTTTGAGGCACCGACCACTGTGTCCTGGTCAGAGTCATACTCCGGCCGGCCGCTGTTGTCAAACATATCTTCTAGGTTCTTCCCGCTAGGTTTATGTCGAGATGGCAGCGGTGTCGGCATCGACTCTTCAGCCATGGCTTCGAGGTCACTGGCAGGCATCACGCGCGGCTGGTCTTGTCTCTCAGCACCCCCACCAATCCGGAGCGCAGACACCGTTTGAACCATCTTATCCACCAAACTCTTCACGTCCATCGCCCCCAgcgtcttcccctccccctccccagcctccccccGTTTTTTCACCCCCatatccctccccttcaccgtCCCCGTCGACCCCACAGATggactcctccccctccccgtaGAGTCAAAGCTCCTCACACTCCCCGCCGgactcacccccctcccccgtctacttctgctcctcttcctcccctccctctcctcctccctacTCCTCCACCCATATCGACTCCTCCTCACAGTCCTGACCCCCGCAAACTCCATATTCTCCTCACATCCCCCGCTGATACAAGCATCACACAGCCGCGAGGAAATAAACGCCTCCCTTTCATACGTCACTTGGTGGCCAGCAGGGCACAGCCCGCCCATGTCGAGCACATCGCCGGGGTTGAAGCCTCCGGAGTGGAGGTAGTCGTCGCAGAACTTGTAGGCGGCGCAGTGCTGGCTGTAGACGATGCTGTGGGAGCTTTTGGACAGGTGGGCTTTcagagggttggtggtggggcggCGGGTGAAGGTGTAGTTGAAGTCgggggggtggatgtcgaATTGGAGGTagaaggaggttgaaggggcGTGGAAGATGCAGGGGCACCTGGGGAGGAAGTCAGCGggcgatggggaggagaaggagagtaAGTGGGGTGGGTGGCATCCATACCAAAAGTCGTAGATGGTTCCTTCACACATTTTGAGGGTAGTTGTGATGAGTGGGTGATGGACGTCTCTAAGGAAATGGGAGTCGCTCGTGATGTGAATGGAAGGGTCGAAAAGGGTCGAGGATACCGGCCACAACGTGAAGAGGTCGAGTGCAACCCGATTGTTGAAGGTCTAGAAGGTAAAGTGCCTAATTTTTGCGGCTCGTAAAGCATCAACGTTGGGACtgaggatgttgttgaagctgtGAGATCCATCTGAGCGGCTTCAGGATGTGCgtagaagaaaaaaagtcgCGGAAAGTCGCCATTCAAGTAAGATGTTGAGATTGTTGGTCGAAAGTTGCTGTTGACCAGAAGTGCGAGCGGTAGGCTTTTCGCGTCGTTCGATTCCAGTCGCCAAAGCATCTGCGACGAAGGCACCCGACGCTCTGCAGCTCAATGCCTGACGCGAAGGCCAACTTGAGCAACTGATTCCAATGTCGCTAGGCCAAGTGACGCGGAGTCTCTCCTGCGTAGGTCATCATGGCAGCGCGCGCGTCACAGGTGAATTCACTGTTTTCGCCAGGTTCTGACAAATAAGGCAGCAATTGGATTAATTGGGGCTTTGCAATGCGACTTGAGTACTGCTTGTCCAAGAAGTGAAAACTCTGTCTTGATTTCTCCTGGATGCAGGGTCTGTGATATCTGAGTTCGATGGTATGCTTTCAAATTGCGTTGAATTCACAGCCCTATGGGGATATGGCTGGCATGGGAGGCGTGGGAGGCGTGGGAGGCGTGGGAGGCGTGGGAGGCTTTTGTAGAACGCCATGTGGCCAGGCCCTTGTAATCTTTTCCTGGACTCTAGTACGGTGTTCATGGTTTGATCAATACCTATCCACAAACCTCAGCAACGCAGTGAGTCACACGATGATTCTCCTGCTGTTCAAACAAGATGGGGACAGTCTTGGttgtacacacacacaataCGCTTTCACGATAGCAGTACGGAGCTGGAAACTTTACTTCATCATATCATTATTGATTGTCTGATAAAAGCTAAGCGAAATGCAGTACCCATGTGCCCAAACTCAACCCTCTACTTCCTGAGAGCCTCCCTCCTGCTAGTGCTCTGAGGGTCGTAGTAAGGCTTCTCACCCAGACTGACAGCTCTGCTCCCCTTGCGCTCGCCCAGCCCGTCCTCAAAAACATAATCGGGGGTGGCCGCGTGGTAAACACTCCTGTTGTCCCAAATGGCAACATCATTCACATCCTTCCACTTGAAGCGGACTTGCAAATCATGGTTTTCGACAATGAGCTGGACGAACCAGTCAAGGAAGTGCTTGCTCTCCTCATCAGAGAGGCCATGGATGCGCTTGACGTGGTGTCCGACAGCAAAGACTGACTTCCAGCCGGTGACTGGGTTGGTGCGGATCACGGGGTGGATGGCCTCGAGGACATCGCCGACATTCTCGGGGGCGCCACGCTCGCCGGAGTAGATGCTGAAGCCGTTTCGCTTGGCGGCATCGGTGAAGAGTGGCTGGGCATAGTAGGCTGTGAGGGTATCGAGGAAGCCGCGGAGCTTAGGGGAGATTCTGTCGTAGAGCTCATAGCCAGAGGCCCAGAGGGTGTCTGTATTCATCCAGTCAGCGACATCTCTTGTGGCATCTATGCAGTCCAGAGGTTTGCTTACCACCACCGGTCTTGGGCAGCTGTGTCAGCTTGAGAAGAGCATAATCGCTGGGAATAGGTTCGAAGGTGATATCCGAGTGCCACTGGCCTTTTCCGGACTGGCGATGTCTGCCACCGTTCCATGCGCTGGCGAAGCGATCGGCGTAGAGCTTCTTGGCTTGCTCTGAGGAGATGACGCTGATCTCGTCGTCCTTGCCACCATGCTCACGCGCAGCGTTgctgatgggatggatgtgAAGACCGGAAGTCTCTGGCTTTCCAGAAAGCTGGCCGAGACGCTGGACCAACTCCTTTTGAAGATCGTCAGTCAAGCCCTCCTGTTTCCGAAAGAAGACAACACCACGTCGAGAGACTAATCTGGGTCAGCAACATGTTTCTCATCGGAGTCTCATGGATACGATACTCACTGGTAATGGCAAGATCACGAAGCAGCTCATCCGAGTTTGGAGCACggaggagcttgacgagGTCGACGTTGGAATATTCCCTTCCGATCACAGGGGTAACATCGAAGGAGTCAAAGACCTCAAGGGCGCCACTGAGCTTCAGAGGCTCCTTGTGGTACGTGTAGAGCTCTGGGAGTTCTTCCTCTTGAACTTGGACACCCTTGTCCTCGACAACCTCTGGCACTTGCTCCTTATTCTGGACTGGAATgaccttctccttgatctcttcCACAGTTTGTTGGACTGTATCGACTGCCGAGGGAGACATGATGAAGTGCGAGGTGCGTGGAGATTGATCAAGTTGAAACTTTGTGATGTGAAGCtttgggtttgttggtggaTGGCAATCAGACGGATTATCTGCTGTCTTTATAGACGGACAGCATCCCATGGCCTCGAATACATCATAATGGCGTCAAAGAGACTCTTCTTCACGAGCCATCTTTATCTCCGAGATGGCACACTCGCAGAGCACGCCAGCCTGCGATATCACTCTGAAGATGTCCCTCTATCTGACATGGACCAATCGCATGTTAAGAAGGGCCTCGCCCACCACTTCCTGACTGTATTCCTGGCTCTTAGTGGTCAAGCTCCCCAAAAATGCATGGTGTAAAACGCTTGCTCTCTGACGTGCGGCGGAGTATGCTGGCACGGCGGCGACATGGTAATCGTGTGCGAATTTCCGTGCTGCTGGGACCGTACTGCGTATAATCCGTAGCATCAAGGCGtgcttccccccccccgtcCGTCTACCTTATATCGGCAGCATTGTTAGGGTTTGCCGAGGTGCCAATTGGCTGAACGTTGACTTTGGAGGTGTTGCGCAATGCTTGGAAATGATGGCGTCGTCCGGGCATGCTGCCAAGGCTGTTAACTCCGTCGCCTTCCCCAACTGCCGGAGTCGTTTTGTTGAACAAAGATGGCAACAGGCGGGCCGTGGTCGGTCCCGACTATGCGGGCGGCATGTTTTCGGTACTCAGCGGGCGGGTCTGGTCGATTACGGCAACGACGACGGGGCGCAGAGGCTCGAATCTGCCGCTCGGCAATAAAAGCTTTCGAGACGGCATCGAAAGACTTTGTTGCCAGCCATGTTCAGCCGTCTTGTAAGAGGGCGAGATAGGTCGAGGGTCTGGCGGATAGGAATGCTTCAAAGTCCAATGCTGGACCATAATCTCAGCGTCAGTCCATTAGAGTGGAAAGTCGGTGGTCTGCAGCTTGAGACTTACCAGCAATCATCAAGACTTCACAGAAACATAAAATTGGCCCTTCACCTCTCGGGATTGAGAAAACAGCTTGCCGGAATTGCTGCCTGGCTCTTGACAACTGAGGAATGAACACCCCACCTATTCTGCCTTTTCATCAGCCTGACAGCCATTCAGCCCGACACTCTCTGATCTAGGTAGGTATTTCCAATGTCCCCAAGACGGATGGATCGGCAGTATGCACTCGATAAATGAATTGATCTCTGACAGCTGCGCCATCCCCCACAGCTGCATCTTCCCCACCGAGCCCCCCTCGAACACTGCTAGCTCGTCccgctccaccaccacgcaGTGATGCCAAGGATCATCACACAAACAACGCGGCATCAGTCCTCGCCAACCGATAAGTATACCGTCATGGTCATTCTCCCACGTAAGATTTACAAACCTTAAAAGACCACCTGGTTCTTCTAGATTGGTTTACCCCAGACTGGCAACAGACCGTGTAGATCAAAAACCACCATATTTTTAGCACAGACATCTCCTGAttttcatcaacaaccacccgcGCCGCAAAGCGTCGTGTAACTTACAGAAACGGGCCACGAGAGGCAACTGCTCACGCGAGACATTCCTCGTCCAAGCCCGCGCCGCAACGAGGTCTCGAGTCTCTTGAccatcaagaccatcaaCTACCCCGTTTCAACGACATTGATATGTACACTGCAGCGATCCTAGACCAAGGGTCAAAGTTGCAGCAAATGTCACGCTCCTTTGCCGGCGGCACCTTAGATCCACTTGCCATGTCCTTTTTCTGACCGTCTCGTCGCAGTGAAACAAAGCACTGAGCCTCATCACCGCTCCCGTGGACGCGTACAAGACGGGCCTGGAAAACGGTTTGGGGCTTGTCGGTAATAAAACGACCACTCTCCGCTTCGACTTGCCTCGTCGgctccagctccccctcGCTATATGCGCCGCAATTGGTGGGCTCGGGCCGCCAACGTCAACCTCTGGTGGATCCCAGGAACAAGCCGAAAGCAAGTCTCCTGTTGGCGCTGCCTCTTTTTGGCTGGTGTTATCAGAAGTGCTGGACGCTAAACAGTCGGCTggcacctcctcaaacacccAGATCTTCACCAAAGTCACCGGCCAATATTCCACACTGCTCCTATTCATCTCTTGCTCCTTTTCCCAAGAGGCGACCGATTGCCAGCAGATTTGATttgttgatggttgatgtCGGTGACGGACTGGGAACCCATGATGGTTGGCCCGCGGACATTTGCTGCCGGCAACCAACCCCCGGTCGATTCTGCAACCCCACGGGGATTTTCTGTTTCACATTACAAAATGCCCCCACGAACAAGCAATTCTGCCGAGGAAAATCCAGATACGTTTTGAGCTTGATGCTGTTTGGCAGTCGCGGCAGTCTTGGACTCTCCAATTTGCCCGTCACCAGAGGACTGTCTTGGCGCGTCATCCCACGACCTCCCGCCGTAAGGTCTGACAGCCCCGAGCAGATGTCGGATGAACAGGCAACGATTGGAGATGAACAGGTCTAGCCACGGCCAAGTTTCTCAAGTTTTTGGCCCCGAAATGAGTGGTGGCTGGCCAGATATTCAGGCCTGTTGTTGATCGTAGTTGATGAAGCTCGTCGGCGCGGCAAGACGCCTCATCTCTTGGCCAGTGAGGTTCCCCAGACTTGGCCTGAGCGCCAAGGGGCCAGAACCCCAAACACGCTGGCAGGGTTCTTCGTCACTGCACCTCGACCCCTTTTCTTGGCGCAAAAGGTTGTCATCCAAACGCCCCCCACATGTGTTCCGTGAGGCCCCTTCTCCCTGTCGGTTGGTAAAACAATCATGAAGCTTCTTTGTCCCTCGACAACCGGCGATAAAcgaggcagcagcaacagacGCTACCCTGTGATCCAGCTCTGCTCCGTCTGCCGCCCTGGCCCTGCTCCACCGGCGGAGGAGCACCCGGACCGACTGCCACCTCCTTTAAGACAAGGGTCTTATCATTTTTCACATCGGGGCCAAGGCTCAAACACTGGAGGTTGCGACTGCAGAATGATCGGCCCCTTTAACCGCATATAACGCCAACCACTTGGCAGCTACCTCGACAGAGGCAGTGAGGAAACAGAATGACACAGCAGGTTGTCTGCCCAGAGTTGGCGTTATATGCGGTTAAAGGGTCTACTACCCGCCGAGACCCCGTAACCTGGTCCCAAGAGCGAAAAATACAAagatccacccccctcccgcctggAAGCGTGGCTTGTCATCGTACGATCTACTATTCCCTTCTCTTGTCTTGTACATTtcctgtttttttttcgtctttTTCTGGTTCCGCTATCGAGGTCTGCGACCctgttttcttctcttcaCTTCTGTTGTGTAATACTTTTATACATTGTTATCCACTTTGTGTGTACCTTCTCTAGTCTTATATTCCCTTTCTGTCCTCCTCGACctgtctcttctctcttcacTTTCTCCTGTGTGTCTCTCTGCCCTCACATATAATCCAACATGGGCAAGCTTTCTCAAATCCTCTTCCTTACGGCCTCGGCGGGGCGGGTCTTCGCCTCTTGCGCCTATGGAACACACCTGATGCCCagagcggaggagggtgaagctgTTCCAGTAGCTACCTTTGGGTATACTGGCATCACTGTAAGACACTCACAttttggaggcgaggaaCCTGAGCTGACACACATATCAGGGCCCTCACAACTGGGCTGCCCTTGACAGCCCCGCGAACAATGTCTGTGCCACGGGCACCACACAATCGCCTATCGACATGGTGGACAGCGTCTTTGAGTTGATCGATGCTTCAGCCCTCTCAATAGAAGTCAACGACATGCCAGAGGGTGCCGACTTTGAGAACCTCGGGTCTACAGTCGAGGTCATCACCCAGGGTGGCACACTCTCTTTCGACAACAAGACCTTTGAGCTGCAGCAATTCCACTTCCATCTTCCCAGCGAGCATCTGGACAACGGCACAAGTCAAGCCagtaagttttttttttcccttctttgTACCGCGCAACACCCATGTAACCGTTGCTGACATGACGCGATAGTGGAAATGCACATGGTCTGGCAATCCGCCGAGGGAGAGATCGCCGTCGTTGGCGCCTACATCAACATCGCTACCGGGGCGgtcgcctcggcctcggtcaAGCGGGGCCTCAACACCCGCAGCCGCCTCTTCCAGAGACAAGCCGAAGCCAACGAGACTGCCCCCGTCGCCGGCACCGATGCCCCtaccgtcctcctcgagacCATCTTCAGCGTCGTCGACCAGATCTCCACCCCCGGCACCAAGGTCAAGACTCCCCCTCTCGTCATGTCCGAGGTGGTTGACCTCCTCAAGGCCGGCCAGTTCCAGGCTTACAGCGgttccctcaccacccctccgtGCAGCGAGGGCGTCAACTGGAGGGTGTCCACCTCCAAGCTGAGCatctcgccttcctccttcaTCAAGGCTCGGGACGTCATCGGGTTCAACTCGCGCTTCCCTCAGAACACGCCCGGCCAGCCGAACATCCTCATGATCTCTGCTTTGggggccgccgccgccgcggtcTCGGCTGTCGGTGCGGGTGCTGCTTAACGTTCATGACGGGTCACGATTTTGTTTTGGGTACAGGTTTCTGGGCGGTTTGGAGCGGCTATTGTTTTGCATCAAAGATGGGAGCACAGGGGTAGAGTGGAAAGGGTCGAAAATAGATGAGACGGTGTTATTTTTGggacttttctttttttttatcatGCCGTCCCAAATGTGTTTTGGTGAAATGTGATGCTGTGTAACCTGTCCTGTGTCAATCTTCCAGGAGAGTTCACTCCGTGCGGATAATGTGTCAAAATCTCCGACACATAACACACGAACTACTTACCCGGCAGACAGCTTCTAGACCGACAGCGGTTGTTACACGGTCGTCAAGAGAGAAGCAGTCACATGTCGAGCTTCCCCATTCGATTACATGATGGCGCGCATGGCCCGCAATGCATGATCGTAACgtttggcagcagcagcatgtgCACAAGACATTTTCGTTCTGCCGTGCCCATCTACTGGGAGAGCCATGTCATGACAAGCTGTCAGGGTGGCAGTTGGACGCCACCACGAAAACCATGTGACAAGGGTTGGCAGGCACACCCGGCTCGGCGGGCTGGGCACCGAGCACTGCCGAATGGTGGGGCGCCGTTGCCCCGAGCCAAGATCTTGGGTCCGGTATTGCTTCAAGCCACCCTCGACCAGCGTCCCGGATGGCAGCAAAGAAGTCTGGACCTGCTGGGAAGGTgacgccgaggacgagaaaTAAGTTGATAGGTAAGTATAACGAGACTCCGATTAATGGTATATGCAATATACTGAAAACACGATATTAATCTGGGCGCATGAAGATATATCACGCAAGCAAGCAGCGTTGCTGCCCAAAAGTTGGCTCGCTTGCCAGCACAATATGTACTCATTCCTCACTGCGCGCCGTCCGCCAGCCCCCTTCTTTCTCTGGTGGACCGGTCCTGCCTGTCGCATTCTCTACGAAATCCCCCCATCTCTACATGTCAATCATCCATTCCCCCGactttttcctcttctcaaaATCCCATgtccgccgccacccccccctcccccggcgCAACCCCGCAACCCCGCCGAACAAAAGCGGAGCACGGAGGGCGGAACTTGCGGGGAGCCGCACTGCCGGACCCCACTAGGCGCTCCGCTTTCCACGGTCATCACCGCAACCCCGCCACGCCTGAAAAAGCCACGATCATCGCTGTTATCTTTTCAACGCCTCtactttctttcttttccgtcTGATGAAACGACCATGACCACGTATACCATGTCAAACTGTGGATAATATGCACATAACCAAGAGAGCAAACGATGGGAGTCGACGCAGTGAAACTGTGATCTGAACACGTAAAAAAAATCCGAACCGTAAAATTCCCAACCCGTAAGAAATCCGAACTCGAATTTTTCGGGAACGTTTGTGGATGTCTGCATGGGTTATCGCTGGTTGATTCAACTCCTTCGGTAAGTACATATCGCGGAGGCGGATGTCTCTTCCGTTGCGGTGGGTTGACCCCGCTCGGCTGGTTGGCAAGGATGAAGGGCGGCCGTGAGATCGGGCTGGGATTTGTGACGAGGGTCCAGGAGCATGAGACTGGATTTTCTTTGGGTCGGCTCCGGGAATGTTGGGATCGGGATGTGGGAAGGTGAAGTTTGTATCAAAGGAAAGCCGAGCCGATGAGGGTTGGCCGGTGGTCGGGCCGGCCGTTGAACTCGGTGTGGTGGCTGGCGGGCCgccggtgctggcggtgcggcgtggaagaggaagaatcCTGACGCTGGGAAACTGGAACCGAagatggaagaggaagcaagAATCGTACGATGAAGGATTGGGATatgtgtggtgggtggttgcgGCTCGGACAGGTGTGAGTGTGGCGTAGACGGTCTCGAGTCACGCTCATCGAgtttgagagagagacgTTCTACAAAGACGATTTTGAAGTATAAAGTTACCTCAAGTGAATAGATGAAAGTAGAAGAATTGTTTTTGACGATTTGTTGAACAAGAGATGTTTCTATTTGCTGAAGGAAAGTGCGGTACCTGACTTCCCTTAGGTACCTGACCCATCACGGCATCTAGAGGAAGTGCTACCCTAGAGCCCCTGAAGAATTTCCTTTCACCTTTTTAGCTAACTCATTACTTGCTGGGGTAAAATGATATCCTTAAAAGTACCGCTAACAAGAAACGTGCTTGCTTATTTATCTCTTATGTCACGGTAAATACCTAGGTCGGTTGCTTGTTTGTGGTTTCATGTTTGTATATTTTACATTCAAGTTCTTTCCTTTGTGCTATCGTACCTAACTGTTATCGATAACCTGAACTGTTTCTAAGAATCAGATAGGAGTTCCTGATAAATCTTGGGTAACGAACCAGCCATGCCTTATGCACTCAAGCagcctgccgctgccgctatAATCGGGCCACTAAACTTTGGTTCTCAGACTCCTGTACACAGACGCCAAGCAGTTTTGAGTTCTTTGTCAAGCCAAGAATGAGGAGTAAGGTTTCATCAGAGTTCCTAGGTCTCTATTTCTAGCATCCGAAGGATCGAGTTTCAATGAAAGAGGTCCCGAAATGCACAGAAACTGGGAAGCAACGCCTCGGGCTTTGCCAAGAAGCCATTCCCAGAACAAGTATCCCGAGGCTCTCCGCCCAGGGACTAGACAAAGCCACGGATGAGACATACAGCTTTTTGAACAATGTGCTCCGGGCCCTTAGCCGAGACAGGTCCCAAGAGAAGCGCCAAGGGCGCCACACTTCTGACGGGTGTCACTGGATGGTAGTGGGTGCAGATCCAAGTATTTTATGATGTATGGGTGAAGAGGCGCTTTGCCTTATATGTATGGGGAATGGAAATCCTGCCGAACATGGTGATAGGCCTGACTCACAACGACTTGACCCCGTGAGGCGGAAGCTCAGCTTTCCATCATTCACAGTCTCGGATGTCTGTACCATCGTCCATCGTCTAGGGCGCTTGCCTACATGATGTAAGGGTAAAAAGGGCGTGGAGATAGTTACATGAACCGATCTAACCGACCATAACTCTTGGGAGCCTCCCGCCACACTATATCATTGTTCCATGGCCGATGTTACCTCATTGCTGAACATGACATCACAGTGGTCGACATTCGAGGAGAATTCCCCGTCGGTTGGACCCGAGGTGTCCGTTTGCGCTTGGAGCGTCCTCAGGGGTTCTAGAATAGGCGCGTGGAGCAAAAGTGAAGCGATTACGTAGGGTAGTACGAGGTGGCTCCGAAGGATTGCCAAGTCAACGACGTGCGTTGATCTATCGATAAATCAAGTCGGTGTCAAGATTGTGGTCAGTTCATGATGGTGAAATTTGGTACAGGCACAAGGGTAACCGCGGAACCTCGAAGTTGCCTGCCACGGCAATAATGTTTGGGCATCAAGACGTCGCCTGATGCTTTTCTTGGCGGCTAAGATATCGTGTCTACACGCAGCGAAGCCCGGATGCCAGACCGGATATGATGCTCCATTGGGTATTGGCACACGTGGGATGGGACAGTTTTCTCAATGGTCTTGATCTGGAAAAGGGTAGTAGCCAAACTTCAAGCTATGAAGGGCGTCTACAGTCGCGAGAAGCGTCGAAAAGGCCTGCCCAAAGACCGGATAGGTAATGTAGGTGCCTTTGGCCAGCTTTTCTGTGGAAGCCCAACATATCACGATTTCTCATAGAACCGGTCTGTCTTGCTTGTCAAGTCGATCAGAAGCCCGGTCTGGGTTCAAGACGTCTCGGCAATGTGGGAAGGCAGCCTGTCACTGGCGGCACAGGTCACACCATGTCTGAGTCAATTTCTGGATGGTAGGCAATCTGTCTGACCACTGGCAGCTAGCTAGCTAACGAGCCCAATGCAAGCCATCGCGCGGCGGCCCGGCTCACTCCCGAAACCCTAGAAAGGCCTAAGGATCAGGGCCCGCATGGTGATAGCAGGCGCAGGGTTGGATCGCTTGTTGACGGTCTTGGCAGTCAAGTCTGCGATGCTGTAtggtgggatgatgacgaacgggaggggaagagaagaggggcCCAGAGGGGT encodes the following:
- a CDS encoding hypothetical protein (EggNog:ENOG503Q4HD; COG:E), giving the protein MGCCPSIKTADNPSDCHPPTNPKLHITKFQLDQSPRTSHFIMSPSAVDTVQQTVEEIKEKVIPVQNKEQVPEVVEDKGVQVQEEELPELYTYHKEPLKLSGALEVFDSFDVTPVIGREYSNVDLVKLLRAPNSDELLRDLAITISRRGVVFFRKQEGLTDDLQKELVQRLGQLSGKPETSGLHIHPISNAAREHGGKDDEISVISSEQAKKLYADRFASAWNGGRHRQSGKGQWHSDITFEPIPSDYALLKLTQLPKTGGDTLWASGYELYDRISPKLRGFLDTLTAYYAQPLFTDAAKRNGFSIYSGERGAPENVGDVLEAIHPVIRTNPVTGWKSVFAVGHHVKRIHGLSDEESKHFLDWFVQLIVENHDLQVRFKWKDVNDVAIWDNRSVYHAATPDYVFEDGLGERKGSRAVSLGEKPYYDPQSTSRREALRK
- a CDS encoding hypothetical protein (EggNog:ENOG503NYY5; COG:P) yields the protein MGKLSQILFLTASAGRVFASCAYGTHLMPRAEEGEAVPVATFGYTGITGPHNWAALDSPANNVCATGTTQSPIDMVDSVFELIDASALSIEVNDMPEGADFENLGSTVEVITQGGTLSFDNKTFELQQFHFHLPSEHLDNGTSQAMEMHMVWQSAEGEIAVVGAYINIATGAVASASVKRGLNTRSRLFQRQAEANETAPVAGTDAPTVLLETIFSVVDQISTPGTKVKTPPLVMSEVVDLLKAGQFQAYSGSLTTPPCSEGVNWRVSTSKLSISPSSFIKARDVIGFNSRFPQNTPGQPNILMISALGAAAAAVSAVGAGAA